One Alkalicoccus halolimnae DNA segment encodes these proteins:
- a CDS encoding BMP family ABC transporter substrate-binding protein has translation MTRRVWKYALIPFLALINGCSGQQEEEPAVGMLMTYGVEDQEWNQQGYNGVMQLQEQLNADVHVKEHIDSFSEAEEAVETLEEEGVTLLFGHGAVYADIFMNIKDDYEHIHFVAFNEHVSGSNITSVQFDGYAMGYFAGMIAAEQSETGSVASIAAYPYQPEVRGFAEGAAAHGAEAALRFTGSWVDDEEAQLLFDEVTAGGSDIVYPAGDGFHEGIIEKAREQNIFTVGYLNEDFKEESTVLTSTIQHVEELYIQVAEAYVQGDLESGNHVYDFEDELISLAPFSPEMDEEAVRRVTEAVEYYKETGLLPFEQEQEEGVS, from the coding sequence GTGACCAGGAGAGTGTGGAAATATGCTCTAATTCCTTTCCTCGCATTAATAAACGGATGCTCAGGCCAGCAGGAGGAAGAGCCGGCGGTCGGCATGCTGATGACTTATGGAGTCGAAGATCAGGAATGGAATCAGCAGGGCTATAATGGGGTAATGCAGCTGCAGGAGCAATTAAATGCAGACGTGCATGTGAAAGAACATATCGATTCGTTTTCAGAAGCAGAAGAGGCGGTGGAAACACTGGAAGAGGAGGGAGTGACGCTTCTCTTTGGCCATGGCGCCGTCTACGCAGATATATTTATGAACATAAAGGATGATTATGAGCACATCCATTTTGTTGCCTTTAACGAGCATGTTTCAGGATCCAATATTACGAGCGTTCAGTTTGACGGCTATGCGATGGGCTACTTCGCAGGAATGATTGCCGCAGAGCAGTCGGAAACCGGCAGCGTTGCGTCCATCGCTGCCTATCCATACCAGCCTGAAGTGAGAGGGTTTGCCGAAGGTGCGGCTGCTCACGGAGCGGAAGCGGCACTTCGTTTTACGGGAAGCTGGGTGGACGATGAAGAGGCGCAGCTCTTGTTCGATGAAGTAACAGCCGGTGGAAGTGATATCGTCTATCCGGCAGGGGACGGGTTCCACGAGGGTATTATTGAAAAAGCCCGGGAGCAGAATATTTTTACGGTCGGTTATTTAAACGAAGACTTTAAAGAGGAAAGCACAGTGCTCACGAGTACGATTCAGCACGTAGAGGAGCTTTACATTCAGGTTGCAGAAGCCTACGTTCAGGGTGATCTTGAGTCGGGCAATCACGTCTATGATTTTGAGGACGAACTGATTTCCCTTGCTCCATTCAGTCCGGAAATGGACGAAGAAGCCGTCCGGCGTGTCACAGAAGCAGTGGAATACTACAAAGAGACCGGTCTTCTGCCATTTGAGCAGGAGCAGGAGGAGGGCGTATCATGA
- a CDS encoding sodium:solute symporter family protein, giving the protein MDQQSLVSLILILITFALYIGISVYNRAKVTSDFYVASRGIPPFWNGMAIGGDWMSAASFIGMAGTVMVLGYDGLAYIMGWTGGYLLLTFLLAPQLRKYGRFTVPEFIGDRFDSNPARLIAAIATIIISFTYIIGQLSGSGVVIGRLLNLPASTGVMIGVVVIAIYASLGGMKGVTWTQVAQYMILITAYIIPIVFLSLQISGNPLPWLTYGNVVNELGALDRELGLSEYFAPFEEGNKAQFLALLFTLMVGTAALPHVIVRFYTVTTMKAARWSGAWALLFIALLYLSAPAYAAFSRFVIMTEVVGSPIDNLPGWTEAWLNTGLLEIADSNGDGVLQWEELVIHQDIVVMATPEIANLGMFVVGLVAAGAMAAALSTAGGLLITISSSFAHDIYYRLMRPDATDGRRLQAGRIAIVLSTIAAGLVALDPPGVITQIIAWAFALAGGTFFPVLFLGVWWKRMNKQGAMAGMLGGLSVTLGYIFLSMAGITFFGIQDTGAGVFGVTANLILVIVVSLMTPPPEQRLQDEVTDLRYPEQMTYKDGQVWMNDNSDK; this is encoded by the coding sequence GTGGATCAGCAATCACTCGTTTCACTAATACTTATTTTAATAACTTTTGCTCTTTATATCGGCATTTCGGTTTATAACCGTGCCAAAGTTACTTCTGACTTTTACGTAGCAAGCCGCGGTATTCCACCGTTCTGGAACGGGATGGCCATCGGCGGCGACTGGATGAGCGCTGCTTCCTTCATTGGTATGGCAGGAACCGTCATGGTACTTGGATACGACGGACTTGCTTATATTATGGGCTGGACCGGAGGGTATCTTCTGTTAACCTTCCTGCTTGCTCCGCAGCTCAGGAAGTACGGGCGCTTTACGGTTCCGGAATTTATCGGGGACCGCTTCGACAGTAACCCGGCCCGCCTGATCGCTGCGATCGCTACAATCATTATCAGTTTCACTTATATTATCGGACAGCTTTCGGGCTCCGGTGTTGTTATTGGAAGGCTCCTCAATCTCCCAGCTTCAACCGGGGTAATGATCGGGGTAGTCGTTATCGCGATCTATGCCTCTCTCGGGGGGATGAAAGGTGTAACTTGGACGCAGGTCGCCCAGTACATGATACTTATTACCGCTTATATTATTCCTATCGTATTTCTATCACTGCAGATTTCCGGAAATCCGCTGCCTTGGCTTACATACGGAAATGTGGTAAATGAGCTTGGAGCACTTGACCGGGAGCTTGGCCTTTCCGAATATTTCGCTCCGTTTGAAGAAGGGAATAAAGCTCAGTTTCTGGCCCTTCTGTTTACATTAATGGTCGGTACAGCTGCCCTACCGCACGTCATCGTCCGTTTTTATACCGTTACAACGATGAAAGCGGCACGCTGGAGCGGTGCATGGGCCCTTTTATTCATCGCCCTGCTTTATTTGTCAGCACCGGCCTATGCCGCATTCTCACGCTTTGTAATTATGACAGAAGTCGTCGGCTCTCCTATCGATAACCTGCCTGGATGGACGGAAGCCTGGCTGAATACCGGTCTTCTTGAAATTGCCGATTCAAATGGTGACGGCGTCCTCCAATGGGAAGAGCTTGTTATTCATCAGGACATCGTAGTTATGGCGACACCTGAAATTGCCAACCTCGGAATGTTTGTCGTCGGCCTTGTTGCTGCTGGTGCCATGGCTGCTGCCCTTTCCACTGCCGGCGGTCTGTTAATTACCATTTCTTCCTCGTTCGCCCATGATATTTACTACCGGCTGATGAGACCGGATGCTACGGACGGACGAAGACTGCAGGCAGGCCGTATTGCCATCGTGCTCTCTACGATTGCTGCAGGACTTGTTGCACTTGACCCGCCGGGAGTTATTACCCAGATCATTGCCTGGGCGTTTGCTCTTGCCGGAGGTACCTTCTTCCCTGTCCTCTTCCTCGGTGTATGGTGGAAGCGGATGAATAAACAGGGAGCTATGGCCGGTATGCTCGGCGGACTTTCCGTTACGCTCGGCTATATCTTCCTATCAATGGCCGGTATTACGTTCTTTGGTATTCAGGATACCGGAGCCGGGGTATTCGGTGTTACCGCGAACCTGATTTTAGTTATCGTCGTTTCTCTTATGACTCCGCCTCCGGAGCAGCGCCTTCAGGATGAAGTAACTGATCTTCGCTATCCGGAACAGATGACTTATAAAGATGGGCAGGTTTGGATGAATGACAACTCCGACAAATAA
- a CDS encoding DinB family protein, translated as MKYTLAPVSARESMHLLGGVIQTREKLLELIAELDEEDFHHKVHDFPTIAGYALHLAQIEWWWNNMVLRSNGMSKEDRDRFYFQEKQVITCPDHLEKSYLLSRLGEARMQTREFFYALSDQEFRRADLTIVGSDGEEMYSPEWVLYHLLHHESYHLGQMNMLRTWINGQREKWDHFNTPYLSL; from the coding sequence ATGAAATATACACTGGCACCTGTATCAGCAAGAGAATCCATGCATTTATTAGGCGGCGTGATTCAGACGAGGGAAAAACTGCTTGAGCTTATTGCCGAACTGGATGAAGAGGATTTTCACCATAAGGTACATGATTTCCCTACGATAGCCGGCTATGCCCTGCACCTTGCTCAGATTGAATGGTGGTGGAACAATATGGTCCTCCGCTCGAACGGGATGAGTAAAGAGGACCGGGATCGGTTTTATTTTCAGGAAAAGCAGGTTATTACCTGCCCGGATCATTTGGAAAAAAGCTATCTCCTCTCGCGTCTCGGAGAAGCCCGTATGCAGACCCGGGAGTTCTTTTATGCTCTGTCAGATCAGGAATTCCGCCGTGCGGACCTGACGATAGTCGGTTCTGACGGTGAAGAAATGTATTCTCCGGAATGGGTGCTCTATCACCTGCTGCATCATGAAAGCTACCATCTCGGCCAGATGAATATGCTGAGAACGTGGATAAACGGCCAGCGTGAGAAATGGGATCATTTTAATACTCCTTATCTCTCTTTGTAA
- a CDS encoding DUF294 nucleotidyltransferase-like domain-containing protein, with protein MTTPTNKDYTDQAWKHPIFSGASAAEAKELLEQCDLNSYKKGGKILYAKSAREGLLLILEGVTEVCIASDSSSDQKEVLEVLEVGEMMGFSSLADFLGEPNPHDENYTVEVRAAEDAVCLHIPYEVLEARWHDEAVRDYVMRQVATRLREIYASLAEQVKLARQWGESDPFIRRVQDLMNEPPVVIAEQASAQEAAQKMMEDNVTSLLVVDDHEKLSGIITEKDIVSRVVAGGASNKTTAEDIMTADPFTIRRDAYYYEALSTFLIKGVKHMPVTQSGRPIGMITLSDLLRKKNRGTFDILQEIEVSSEENIHEVKHAIYGVLGKLLEDEIPILHVLDVITNLYDRLIRHCVDLALEKMEQDNYGKPPVHFGFYVMGSGGRGEQFMLTDQDHFLVYEDPQKEEKEAVEAYFEQLGIQIVNFMEMAGYKRCDGDMMASFKQWRGTISRWEERLRTWGLRATNDNILLGNNFLAFRYMCGDEVLHDEFTVMVQDQLKKSRIFLYRAAELEKQTPVPTLDHPIRALFKMKRDKIDIKKQALFPLYHGLQLLGAHHGVVEGTPKEKISRLRDQKVFTVDFADELYFAYEVVVSIRVHQSWDRYQRGEEKSSEIHFAHMKTREKEELMIALKTIRSLQNKTLTAFGIM; from the coding sequence ATGACAACTCCGACAAATAAAGATTACACAGATCAGGCATGGAAGCATCCGATTTTCAGCGGTGCTTCCGCTGCCGAAGCGAAGGAACTGCTTGAACAATGTGATTTAAACAGCTATAAGAAAGGCGGGAAGATCCTCTACGCGAAATCTGCGCGTGAGGGTCTCCTCTTAATTCTTGAAGGTGTCACGGAAGTCTGCATCGCATCCGACAGCAGCAGTGACCAGAAAGAAGTACTCGAAGTACTCGAAGTAGGCGAGATGATGGGGTTTTCCAGTCTTGCCGACTTTTTGGGAGAACCGAACCCCCATGATGAAAACTATACCGTGGAAGTAAGAGCCGCCGAAGATGCTGTCTGCCTGCACATTCCCTACGAAGTACTCGAAGCCCGCTGGCATGATGAAGCTGTCCGTGACTATGTGATGCGCCAGGTCGCTACCCGGCTGCGGGAGATTTATGCCTCTCTTGCCGAGCAGGTTAAACTGGCACGCCAATGGGGAGAAAGTGACCCTTTTATCCGGAGAGTTCAGGATTTGATGAATGAACCGCCTGTAGTTATCGCCGAACAGGCTTCCGCCCAGGAAGCGGCGCAGAAAATGATGGAGGATAACGTCACTTCCCTGCTCGTCGTTGATGATCACGAGAAACTCAGCGGCATCATTACAGAAAAGGATATCGTCTCCCGAGTTGTCGCGGGCGGCGCTTCCAATAAGACAACCGCAGAGGATATAATGACTGCTGATCCATTTACCATCCGCAGAGATGCCTATTACTATGAAGCTCTGTCCACTTTTTTAATCAAAGGCGTCAAACATATGCCTGTCACACAAAGCGGGCGTCCGATCGGTATGATTACCCTTTCGGACCTTCTGCGCAAAAAAAACCGGGGCACATTTGATATTCTGCAGGAAATTGAAGTTTCTTCAGAAGAAAATATTCATGAAGTCAAACATGCCATCTACGGTGTTCTCGGCAAACTGCTGGAAGATGAAATACCAATCCTCCACGTCCTTGATGTAATTACAAATCTTTACGACCGTCTCATCCGGCACTGCGTGGATCTGGCACTGGAGAAAATGGAACAGGACAACTACGGGAAACCGCCGGTCCACTTCGGATTTTATGTAATGGGAAGCGGCGGACGCGGAGAGCAGTTTATGCTCACCGACCAGGATCACTTCCTCGTCTACGAAGATCCGCAAAAAGAAGAGAAGGAAGCGGTGGAAGCGTATTTCGAACAGCTCGGTATTCAAATCGTCAACTTTATGGAGATGGCGGGATACAAACGCTGCGACGGGGATATGATGGCAAGTTTCAAACAGTGGCGCGGCACAATCAGCCGCTGGGAGGAACGCTTGAGAACGTGGGGTCTGCGGGCAACAAACGATAACATTCTTCTCGGCAATAACTTTCTCGCCTTCCGTTACATGTGCGGAGATGAGGTGCTCCACGACGAATTTACGGTAATGGTCCAGGATCAGCTTAAGAAATCACGCATTTTCCTTTACCGGGCAGCCGAACTGGAGAAACAGACTCCTGTACCGACGCTCGATCATCCTATACGAGCCCTCTTCAAGATGAAAAGGGATAAAATTGATATTAAAAAGCAGGCGCTTTTTCCTCTTTACCACGGCCTGCAGCTTTTAGGCGCCCATCACGGTGTTGTGGAAGGAACTCCGAAAGAAAAGATTTCCCGTCTCCGGGATCAGAAAGTATTCACTGTTGATTTCGCAGATGAGCTGTACTTTGCTTACGAAGTGGTTGTCTCCATCCGGGTTCATCAGTCCTGGGACCGTTATCAGCGCGGGGAAGAAAAATCGAGTGAAATACATTTTGCGCACATGAAAACCCGGGAGAAAGAAGAGCTGATGATTGCTTTAAAAACGATCCGCTCTCTGCAGAATAAAACACTCACAGCTTTTGGGATAATGTAA
- a CDS encoding PolC-type DNA polymerase III: MFWKKKKMHYQLTQEQPLNTPIRDLCFTVFDTEATGFAVGGQDRLIEIGAVQVKGLHVTDRTFQTYVNPQRNIPERITELTGITNDHVVDAPDSFTAIEKFYEYIEQNGSDGWVGHYLAFDVMVLKKELQRHKYTFDEPIYVDTLDLIGYLAPSWDMRDLQHYALNFGTKIFERHSALGDALTTAHLLVELLRYVEDRGKTTLGDLTDITNTENGGWAFQR; the protein is encoded by the coding sequence ATGTTTTGGAAAAAGAAAAAGATGCATTACCAGCTGACTCAGGAGCAGCCTCTCAATACGCCGATCCGCGACCTCTGCTTTACTGTTTTTGATACAGAAGCAACAGGTTTTGCAGTAGGCGGCCAGGACCGGCTTATCGAAATCGGTGCTGTGCAGGTAAAAGGCCTTCACGTTACAGACCGCACCTTTCAAACCTATGTCAATCCCCAGAGAAACATTCCGGAGCGGATAACGGAACTGACCGGCATTACAAATGATCATGTCGTTGACGCTCCTGATTCGTTCACAGCCATCGAAAAATTTTATGAGTACATTGAGCAGAACGGAAGTGACGGCTGGGTCGGGCATTATCTGGCATTTGATGTAATGGTGCTGAAAAAGGAGCTCCAGCGGCACAAATATACGTTTGATGAGCCAATATATGTCGATACACTCGACCTTATCGGCTATCTTGCTCCATCCTGGGATATGCGGGATCTGCAGCACTATGCGCTTAATTTCGGGACAAAAATATTCGAGAGGCACAGTGCTCTCGGTGACGCTCTGACGACTGCGCACCTGCTCGTGGAGCTGCTGCGCTATGTGGAAGACCGTGGCAAGACAACGCTGGGAGATCTTACAGATATTACAAATACGGAAAACGGCGGCTGGGCCTTCCAGCGCTGA
- a CDS encoding DUF4190 domain-containing protein, translated as MAALSTPHTQNQTNLKAIYSIVFGILSIVLFLLPVVGLGLALAGIFTGIVGKREIKESREKGRGLILAGMICSGIGVLLPIVFGILAIMVFF; from the coding sequence ATGGCAGCACTCTCCACACCGCACACCCAGAACCAAACCAACTTAAAAGCTATCTATTCGATTGTCTTCGGCATTCTCTCGATTGTTCTCTTCCTGCTGCCAGTCGTAGGACTGGGTCTTGCACTTGCAGGGATCTTTACCGGCATAGTGGGTAAAAGAGAGATAAAAGAGAGCCGGGAAAAAGGACGCGGCCTGATTTTGGCAGGCATGATCTGCAGCGGAATCGGAGTACTCCTGCCAATTGTTTTTGGTATACTGGCGATCATGGTTTTCTTTTAA
- the moaD gene encoding molybdopterin converting factor subunit 1, with translation MIKVLFFAGMQEAAGTSEMTWDRETVTVEEVRKHVQEVYPQLVQAGVVPVAVNEEFAGEEDPVQAGDTVAFIPPVSGG, from the coding sequence GTGATTAAAGTATTATTTTTCGCAGGCATGCAGGAAGCAGCCGGAACGTCAGAAATGACATGGGACAGAGAGACTGTTACGGTAGAAGAAGTCCGGAAGCATGTACAGGAAGTCTATCCGCAGCTTGTTCAGGCGGGAGTGGTTCCTGTAGCGGTGAACGAAGAATTTGCAGGAGAAGAGGATCCGGTCCAGGCTGGAGATACGGTCGCGTTTATTCCGCCTGTGTCCGGAGGTTAG
- a CDS encoding molybdenum cofactor biosynthesis protein MoaE — MEKKRNYIVTTDVLDPAEWIEHVIRPEAGAINTFIGTVRELTKGKRTLSLTYEAYVPMAEKKLAQIGAEIEEHYEGSRVAIAHRIGRLDISDIAVVIAVSSPHRDESYQGSRCAIERIKEIVPIWKKEHWDDGSEWIGDQLEKVSYADKVKKEEEQ; from the coding sequence ATGGAAAAAAAGCGAAATTATATCGTGACGACAGACGTGCTTGATCCGGCAGAATGGATTGAGCACGTGATCCGTCCGGAAGCTGGTGCCATAAATACGTTTATCGGAACCGTCCGTGAATTAACGAAGGGAAAACGCACGCTTTCATTAACCTATGAAGCGTATGTGCCGATGGCGGAAAAAAAGCTTGCTCAGATAGGCGCGGAAATCGAAGAGCATTATGAAGGCTCCCGGGTCGCGATTGCCCATCGGATCGGCCGGCTGGACATTTCCGATATTGCAGTCGTTATTGCCGTTTCTTCCCCGCACCGCGATGAATCTTATCAGGGCAGCCGCTGCGCGATTGAAAGAATAAAAGAGATCGTGCCGATATGGAAAAAAGAACACTGGGACGATGGTTCCGAGTGGATAGGAGATCAGCTGGAGAAGGTTTCCTATGCAGATAAAGTAAAAAAGGAGGAAGAGCAGTGA
- a CDS encoding HesB/YadR/YfhF family protein, protein MKLHIETEAGRWFEEEMNLSGGEEIQFFVRYGGCGNFQSGFSLGIAQKEAEEPVCETKENGVRFYIEEKDAWYLDGADMHVVYDEEKEEITYVHGSRG, encoded by the coding sequence ATGAAACTTCACATAGAAACAGAAGCAGGCCGCTGGTTTGAAGAGGAAATGAATCTCAGCGGAGGTGAGGAAATCCAGTTTTTCGTCCGCTACGGAGGCTGTGGTAATTTTCAGTCGGGATTTTCTCTCGGTATCGCTCAGAAAGAAGCGGAAGAACCGGTATGCGAAACGAAGGAAAACGGAGTCCGTTTTTATATAGAAGAAAAGGATGCCTGGTATTTAGATGGAGCTGATATGCACGTCGTGTATGATGAGGAGAAAGAAGAAATAACTTATGTCCACGGCAGCCGCGGGTAA
- the mobB gene encoding molybdopterin-guanine dinucleotide biosynthesis protein B — protein sequence MQIVGWSDSGKTVLTEKLLTYFQKKGVVCGTIKHHGKQEKLGLDQGNTDTAKHRRAGARSSLLTGAGESQLNVDDSLSMVKMLRLHLVLETELLLIEGFKQEKFPKIIVFDKNKQISGLNNVCAAVGPSATGADFSWETLEKEMDTLGEIVWKKSEIIS from the coding sequence ATGCAGATTGTCGGCTGGTCTGATTCCGGGAAAACGGTGCTTACAGAAAAGCTGCTCACTTATTTTCAGAAAAAAGGAGTCGTCTGCGGAACGATCAAGCATCACGGCAAACAGGAAAAGCTCGGACTCGATCAGGGAAATACCGATACAGCGAAGCACCGCCGCGCCGGAGCCCGGTCTTCGCTTCTTACCGGAGCAGGAGAGTCTCAGCTGAACGTTGATGACAGTCTTTCGATGGTTAAAATGCTCCGGCTTCACCTCGTTCTGGAAACAGAGCTGCTGCTGATCGAAGGATTCAAGCAGGAAAAATTTCCGAAAATTATCGTGTTCGATAAAAATAAACAAATCAGTGGATTGAATAACGTCTGTGCTGCCGTCGGCCCGTCCGCCACCGGGGCAGACTTTTCGTGGGAGACACTGGAGAAAGAAATGGACACGTTAGGAGAGATAGTATGGAAAAAAAGCGAAATTATATCGTGA
- the glp gene encoding gephyrin-like molybdotransferase Glp, whose translation MVEKRKPIHVLEAVNRVMTRLHTSGIEKIPLEEAGGRWLAEPVIADEAVPPFDRSPFDGFAVRSSDTTDASREHPVTLRVIETVGAGHIAGKVPGPGEAVRVMTGTIMPEGTDAIVMFELTKEAEDGSSMTISRSFASDDNVVKKGEEMLKGDEVLASGQRIHAGITAALATFGYAKVTVAKKPRVGVFATGTELLEPGDKLEPGKIRNSNAPMVVEQLKEAGAEPKYFGQLPDDFDHCYEQVTDVLGEVDALITTGGVSVGDFDFLPAIYEKLGAEVLFNKVAMRPGSVTTVAFKDEKPLFGLSGNPSACFVGFELFAAPWVKKAMGAGKPYLKQTKAVLGKSFPKPNPFTRFVRGHASFENGSHTVIPAGLDKSQVVTSLALSNALIVLPGGTRGFEAGDEVDVFLLRGDGGSAFYEPVKERRT comes from the coding sequence ATGGTAGAAAAAAGGAAGCCGATTCACGTATTAGAAGCAGTGAACCGTGTGATGACACGGCTACATACATCAGGCATAGAAAAAATTCCGCTTGAGGAAGCGGGCGGACGCTGGCTGGCAGAACCGGTAATCGCAGACGAAGCGGTTCCTCCGTTTGACCGCTCTCCGTTCGACGGATTTGCGGTCCGCTCGTCGGACACGACAGATGCTTCGCGGGAGCATCCGGTCACGCTGCGCGTCATTGAGACTGTCGGGGCAGGCCACATTGCCGGTAAAGTACCTGGTCCGGGAGAAGCTGTCCGCGTCATGACCGGAACGATTATGCCGGAGGGGACAGATGCTATCGTCATGTTTGAGCTGACAAAGGAAGCTGAAGATGGATCGTCGATGACGATCAGCCGCTCCTTTGCGTCAGACGATAATGTTGTGAAAAAGGGAGAAGAAATGCTAAAAGGAGACGAAGTCCTTGCATCCGGACAGCGGATTCATGCAGGCATTACAGCGGCACTTGCTACTTTCGGCTATGCGAAGGTGACCGTGGCGAAAAAGCCGCGCGTGGGGGTCTTTGCGACCGGCACAGAGCTGCTTGAACCAGGCGATAAGCTCGAACCGGGAAAAATCCGCAACAGCAATGCTCCAATGGTCGTCGAGCAGCTGAAGGAAGCAGGGGCCGAGCCGAAATATTTCGGACAGCTCCCCGACGATTTTGACCACTGCTACGAACAGGTAACGGATGTTCTCGGGGAAGTGGATGCGCTGATTACGACAGGAGGGGTTTCCGTCGGGGACTTCGACTTTCTGCCGGCCATCTATGAAAAGCTCGGAGCCGAAGTCTTATTTAACAAAGTCGCGATGCGCCCGGGAAGCGTGACGACAGTGGCCTTTAAAGACGAAAAACCGCTTTTCGGACTGTCCGGCAATCCGTCTGCGTGCTTTGTCGGATTTGAACTGTTTGCGGCACCTTGGGTGAAAAAGGCAATGGGGGCCGGGAAGCCTTATTTAAAACAGACGAAAGCCGTACTCGGGAAAAGCTTCCCGAAACCGAATCCTTTTACCCGCTTTGTCCGGGGGCATGCCTCTTTTGAAAACGGAAGCCACACCGTCATTCCAGCGGGTCTCGACAAATCACAGGTCGTCACGTCGCTAGCCTTATCGAATGCGCTTATCGTCCTTCCAGGAGGAACCCGCGGCTTTGAAGCAGGCGATGAAGTCGATGTCTTTTTACTGCGCGGGGACGGCGGTTCCGCTTTCTACGAACCGGTAAAGGAACGCAGAACGTGA